In Corynebacterium nuruki S6-4, the following proteins share a genomic window:
- the coaBC gene encoding bifunctional phosphopantothenoylcysteine decarboxylase/phosphopantothenate--cysteine ligase CoaBC translates to MNDVSESLKILVGVGGGIAAYKACALIRSFTKAGHDVHVIPTPSALQFVGTATFEALSGNPVSTTVFDAVDEVQHVRLGQEADLVVIAPATADLMARLAQGRADDLLTASCLVATCPVVLAPAMHTEMWQNPATRANVETLRGRGTVVLEPASGRLTGPDSGPGRLPEPEHIASLALAAVDRFGIFRRSLAGRRILVTAGGTHEQLDPVRFLGNASSGRQGYALADIATQRGAQVELVAAHTVELPTPSGATVTRVSTALELQEAVAALAPSVDAVVMAAAVADVRPASKAAAKMKKGGSDDLSTLALTENPDILRGLVEARRTGDLPEDLLIAGFAAETGDADHTPLDLARAKLRRKGCDLLMCNQVGEGVVFGQPDSAGWLLVPGDQAGHEEVREVPASSKLVVASHILDALEELFPAS, encoded by the coding sequence GTGAATGACGTGAGCGAAAGCCTGAAGATCCTCGTCGGCGTCGGCGGGGGTATCGCCGCCTACAAGGCGTGTGCCCTCATCCGGAGTTTCACGAAGGCCGGGCATGACGTCCACGTCATCCCGACCCCCTCGGCCCTGCAGTTCGTCGGTACCGCGACGTTCGAGGCCCTGTCGGGCAACCCGGTCTCCACCACGGTCTTCGACGCGGTCGACGAGGTGCAGCACGTCCGGCTGGGGCAGGAGGCCGATCTCGTGGTGATCGCCCCGGCCACCGCCGACCTCATGGCCCGGCTGGCCCAGGGGCGGGCCGATGACCTGCTCACCGCCAGTTGTCTCGTGGCGACCTGTCCGGTGGTGCTGGCCCCGGCGATGCACACCGAGATGTGGCAGAACCCGGCGACGCGGGCGAACGTGGAGACCCTGCGCGGCCGCGGCACCGTCGTACTGGAACCGGCCTCCGGACGCCTCACCGGTCCCGACTCGGGCCCGGGCCGGCTGCCGGAGCCGGAGCACATCGCGTCGCTGGCGCTGGCGGCGGTGGACCGGTTCGGGATCTTCCGCCGCTCGTTGGCGGGCCGTCGCATCCTCGTCACCGCCGGCGGCACCCATGAGCAGCTCGACCCGGTGCGCTTCCTCGGCAACGCCTCCTCGGGCCGGCAGGGGTACGCGCTGGCGGACATCGCCACCCAGCGCGGCGCCCAGGTGGAGCTGGTCGCCGCGCACACCGTCGAGCTGCCCACCCCGTCGGGGGCGACTGTCACCCGGGTCAGCACCGCCCTGGAGCTGCAGGAGGCGGTGGCGGCCCTCGCTCCGTCGGTGGATGCCGTGGTCATGGCCGCCGCCGTCGCGGACGTCCGGCCGGCCTCGAAGGCCGCCGCGAAGATGAAGAAGGGCGGTTCCGACGACCTGTCGACGCTGGCGCTGACGGAGAACCCGGACATCCTGCGCGGGCTCGTCGAGGCCCGCCGCACCGGTGATCTGCCGGAGGACCTGCTCATCGCCGGCTTCGCGGCGGAGACCGGGGACGCCGACCACACCCCGCTGGACCTTGCCCGGGCGAAGCTGCGGCGCAAGGGCTGTGACCTGCTGATGTGCAACCAGGTGGGGGAAGGGGTGGTGTTCGGGCAGCCGGACAGTGCAGGATGGCTCCTGGTACCCGGCGACCAGGCGGGCCATGAGGAGGTCCGGGAGGTCCCGGCATCCTCGAAGCTCGTCGTCGCCTCGCACATCCTCGACGCGCTCGAGGAGCTTTTCCCGGCGTCCTGA